Genomic window (Candidatus Fermentibacter sp.):
TGATCGGGTAGGCCCGCAGGTGGCAGCCGCCCCTGGTGGCCACGGCGTAGGCCAGCGCCATCCCGTAGGCCCCCCTGGGATCGTAGGCGGGCAGTTCGAGTCCCTTCACCGTCATCGAGGCCTCCGGGCGCCCGCGCATCTCCGCGTATCTCCGCGAACCCATGCCGAGGTCCCCTGCACGGCCGGTCCCGATCTCGCGCAGCAGGGAAAGCACCTCCGAAGGGGCGAGGCGCCTCCCCTCGATCTCGGAATGGCACGCCAGCGTGGAGCCCGCGCTTATCGTGTCCATCCCGAGGCGCGTGCATATGTCGTTGGCCTCGAGCACGGCCGACATGTCCTCGTTCTCTATCAGTGCGCTGAAGTGGGACATGGTCTCGAACTCCGGGATGTGCACGCCGTCGCGTCCGACCCGCTTGCACTGTATCCGGCAGCCTTCGCAGCCCGTCCTCTTCGAGCCCAGCAGCCTCGCATAGGCGGGTGCGTTCATCCCGGGCGCCGCATCGAAGCTCGTGCGCCTGAAGTTGGCGGTGGGCATCATGCCGCGCGCGTGCATCAGGTCGTAGAGGGCACCCGTGCCCATGTTGTGGAGCCCGAAGGCCCCCATGACCACCGGACTGGCGGAGAGAAGCCTGTTGATCGCGGCGCACGCCTCCGACAGCCTTCCGGGATCGGCTGCGCCGGGCCTGCCCGACCCCCTGACGGAAACGTACTTGACGTTCCTCGCCGCGAGGCAGAGCCCCAGGCCGTTCCTGCCCGCGGTGTGGCAGCCGTCGATGACGATGTTGGAGTAGAGGACGCCGTTGTCGGCCGCGGGGCCCGTTAGGGCGGTGGAGCCCTTCCCGGCCAGCAGTCCCGAGACTTCGGCCGTGTCGCGTCCCCTGAGCCCTTCGGCGTCCACCAGGCGGGCGGTTCCGTCCTCTATCTCGAGCCCGGCGAGCCGGGGGCCCGTGCCCGTGATCACCACGGCTGCGAGGCCGGCCCTGGCCATCTCCGAGGCGAAGGCGCCTCCGGCGGACGAGTCGCCGACAGTCCCCGTGAGCGGGGACATGCACATGGCGCTCACCCTCCCGGACGCCGGCGAGAGGGTTCCGGCCAGGGGGCCGGCCGCCAGCACGAAGGGCATGCCGGGGTCGTCCCAGGAGAGCGTGCAGCAGGGGCGGAGGAACGCGCCCGCAAGCCCCCTCCCGCCGATCCAGCGCTCCCCGGGGCCTGGATCCAGAGGCATCCTCCGGGTGACGCCGGAACCGAGATCCGCGAAGAGGACGTCCCTGCCGGCCGTGCCTACCCCCGTATCCGCAGCAGGTACCACGCCAGCGCCGCGAGGTTCAGGGCGACCGTGATCCAGAACAGCGCCTGGAACCCCGCCTTGCGCGTCTTGTGGGAGAGCAGCCTCTGGGCGATGAGGGCTCCGGGCCATCCCCCGAGGAGTGCGAGCAGGTGCAGGGTGTTCTCGGGGATCCTGCGGCCGCCTGCCGGGGCCGCCGCCTTGTCGGAGGCATAGACCGCGAAGGAGATGGCGCTCATGACGAGATAGACGATCGGGACCGCCGGGCTGGCTCTTCCGGTCAGGGCAAGCCATCCCGTCAGGAGGATGAATGCCGCCGAGGCAGCAAGAAGGAACGTGGCCGCACCCTGTCCGCTCCTCGCGGGAGAAGTGCGGCCCCCGCCGGCTCGAGCCTTCGTGAAGATCACGTCGTCGGCCCGCCTGCGGTCCTTGTCGTCGGTTGTGGGGACGTAGTCGACCAGCTCCCCGCCCCTCGGCCTCGCCTGGCCGGGGCGGAAGGCCTTGATATGGACGAATACCCTGTCGCCGCCGCCCTCCGGGACGATGAAGCCGAATCCCCTGTTGTCGTTCCAGTCCACGATCTTCCCGAGCTTTCTCATGCCACTCCGATTCCGGGCTCGTAGGGCCCGGCCCTCCACGCGCGTGCCTGTGAACCCCGCCCTACCCCGCGATGGCCCGGTAGAGCAGGAACCCGGTGATCACACCGGAAACGGCGCCGAAAGCGGCGCATGTCCAATAGAGCGTCCTGTCCGGGGTCCGCCCGGAGCCCGGGGCGCAGGCGGCGCGGCAGAGCCCGGGGAGGCTCCGCTCGAGCCTCCGCCTCTGCATCCTCCCGATCGGGATCCATGCCAGGGGGGCGATCCCCATCGTGATGAACAGAAAACCACAGACCACCCAGGCGGCAGCCGGGCCGCCGCCCCGCGACCCGGCCTCCGCGAAGCGGTATCCGAGCGAGCCGAACAGACCTGCCCAGGCGAACGGCAGGAGGCCCGGCCCGTTCAGCCTGCGGGAGAAGTACATCGAAGCCCCGCCCGAGGCGAGGAGGAGGATGATCGACACCGGCAGGATCATGATCCAGGCGGGCGCGGGTCTGGCCACGGCGTACGGACCTCCGGAAGCGACCGATCCCCCCTCCGAGAGCACATATCCGAGCGCGTGGCCGATCAGGGCGATGAAGCACCCGATCCCCGCAGCGCACACCGCAAGCCCGGCATGGTCGCGCACCCCGGAACTCATGAGCCCCCCCCGGACGCAGTGCCGGCGAAATCCGCGACCAGGCCGCGGATCCTCCTCAGCTCGCCGGTCCGCTGAAGATAGGGCACTCCGGGCATGCCCGTCACAGCGGAGGCGGTCTCCTGCCCGGGCCTGTAGGTCCACACCCTCTCGAGGGGCCAGTTGCTGTCGAGGTAGCTGCATCTGTACCCGCCTCCGTCGAGCGGCTCCATCTCCGTCACGATCAGCGAGTGGGCGTCGATCCCGCGGATCTGGAGCTTGACGTAGGCGAGCCCCTCCCTGGAGGTCTCGGCATGGATCCTGTCCATCAGGGCGCCGAGCCTGGCCGCAGGCACCCGGTGCGATCCGGCGAGGCCGTTCACCCAGGCGAAACGGAGCACACCGTCGGAGATCTGTCTCCTCTCGAGGACCTTCTGGATGTCCTGCCGGCAGTCCGCCGAGAAGTCACGGAGGCACGAGTAGCCCGGGATCTCCACCACACTGTCGGCGTCCATCACCGACCTGACGGCCTCCCGCACGGCGCTGGGGCCGGGCCTCGGCTTCGAGGGCTCGAAGTAGACCAGGTAGAGGGCGGCCCGCGTGAACCTGGAGTGCCACCAGCAGACCCCGTTGCGGAGGATTCCGCCCGAGTTGCCGAAGGCGAGGAGGTTGGGATTCGACGACGCCCCGGGAGGATTGGCCGCGAGTGCCCGGGCGTAGTCCCTCGACACGGCTCTAGCGGCGTACTCCCCGCGGGAAACTGCGGCGGGCCGCCATTCCGCGGGACGGCCCGCCACGTCAGGCATCATCCCCGGCCTGCGCTCCCGCCTGCGCGTCCATCGGCAGCCCGGGTCCCGCCGGGGGTGTTCCGTCACACGCGGGTTCGATGTGGGTGAACACCGTCGAACCCGGTATCTCTGCGCGGATCTCGCCTTCGATGGATTCTAGGAGCAGGTGGCCGCGCTCGATCGACCAGTCTCCCGGCACAAGGACGTGGAACGAGATGAACCGCATGGATCCGGCGCGCCTGGTGCGGAGGGCGTGGAACCGGACCCCGCCGCCCGCGTGGCGGTCGAAGACCCGGAGGACCAGCCCCCTCTCGCTCTCGGGGATGGCGGCGTCCATCAGCCCGTCCACCGACCGGTGCACTATGCCGGATCCGGTCCGGAGAATGTGCACGGCAACGAGGACCGCGATCACGGGATCGAGCCAGGCCCATCCCGTGAGGGCCACGGCGCCCATGCCGGCCAGGACGCCGGCGGAGGTGAGGACGTCCGTCATGAGATGGCCGGCATCCGCTTCGAGGGTTATGGAGTCGTACCTTCTGCCGGCCCGGCGCAGTACGATCGCGACGGCGAGGTTCAAGGCCGATGCGGCTGCCGAAACGGCCGCTCCCGCACCCAGGCGCTCGAGCGGCACGGGATTCGAGAACCTGGGCACCGCGGCCGCGATCATCGCAGCAGCGGCAGCCAGGATGAGCGCCCCCTCGGCGCCGCTCGAGAAGTACTCGGCCTTCCCGTGTCCGAACTCGTGCTCCCTGTCCACGGGTCTGGCCGCGATCGAGAGCATCGCCAGGGCGATGGCGGCTCCGGCCAGGTTGACCCCGGACTCCATGGCGTCCGAGAGCAGGCCGACCGAGCCCGTCATGCCCCATGCAAGGAGCTTGAGGACTATCGTCGTGACGGCCGCGGCGATGGACAGCCACGCGAACCGCGTGAGCCGCGGCCCGCGCACGGCGCCGTCCCGTCCGGTCACGTCTCCGGTCTGCATCCCGTTAGTCCCGCCCGGCGGCTCTCGCCATATTACCCCGCACTGATCCGCGCCTGTCTGAAACGCCTGGGAATCCGGAAAGGCACGCGGCAATATACGGTAATCGCGCCGGACCCGCCGGGCGTCACCGTACACGGAGGATCGATCCCGGAGGGGCTCTGTCATGGCCGAAAACATCACTCCCCAGAAGCAGGACTTCGCACAGTGGTACCAGGACGTAATACGGGAGGCCGAGCTCGCCGACACCTCCCCCGTACGCGGCTGCATGGTGATCCGCCCCTACGGGTATGCGATCTGGGAGAGGATCCGGGACAACCTGGACGCCCGCTTCAAGGCCACCGGGCACGAGAACGCCTACTTCCCGCTGTTCATCCCCCAGAGCTTCATCAACAGGGAGGCCGAGCACGTCGAAGGCTTCGCCCCCGAGCTCGCCATTGTGACGCACGGAGGCGGGAAGCAGCTCGAGGAACCCCTCGTGGTGCGCCCCACCTCCGAGACCATCATCAACCACATGTTCTCGAAGTGGATAGGCAGCTACCGCGACCTGCCGATGCTCCTCAACCAGTGGGCCAACGTGGTCAGGTGGGAGATGCGTCCGAGGGCGTTCCTCCGCACCACCGAGTTCCTGTGGCAGGAGGGGCACACCGCCCATGCCACCGAGGAGGAGGCCCGCAGCGAGACCATGAGGATGCTCAGGGTCTACGAGGCCTTCGCGGCCGAGAACGCGGCCATGCCCGTGATCCCCGGAAGGAAGACGGACAGGGAGAAGTTCGCCGGTGCGGTGGAGACCTACTCCATCGAGGCCATGATGGGCAACGGCTGGGCCCTCCAGTCCGGCACGAGCCACTACCTCGGCACAAACTTCGCCAGGGCCTTCAACACCCGCTACCTCGACGAGAACAACGAGCAGCAGTACGTCCACCAGTCGAGCTGGGGCGTCTCGACCAGGCTCGTCGGCGCAGTCATCATGGTGCACGGCGACGACGCAGGGCTCAGGCTGCCCCCCGAGCTGTCCCCGGTGCAGGTGGTCGTCGTCCCC
Coding sequences:
- a CDS encoding aldehyde ferredoxin oxidoreductase C-terminal domain-containing protein, whose protein sequence is MVPAADTGVGTAGRDVLFADLGSGVTRRMPLDPGPGERWIGGRGLAGAFLRPCCTLSWDDPGMPFVLAAGPLAGTLSPASGRVSAMCMSPLTGTVGDSSAGGAFASEMARAGLAAVVITGTGPRLAGLEIEDGTARLVDAEGLRGRDTAEVSGLLAGKGSTALTGPAADNGVLYSNIVIDGCHTAGRNGLGLCLAARNVKYVSVRGSGRPGAADPGRLSEACAAINRLLSASPVVMGAFGLHNMGTGALYDLMHARGMMPTANFRRTSFDAAPGMNAPAYARLLGSKRTGCEGCRIQCKRVGRDGVHIPEFETMSHFSALIENEDMSAVLEANDICTRLGMDTISAGSTLACHSEIEGRRLAPSEVLSLLREIGTGRAGDLGMGSRRYAEMRGRPEASMTVKGLELPAYDPRGAYGMALAYAVATRGGCHLRAYPISHEILRKPVATDRLSFAGKARIIKTAEDANAAMDSIGACRFSLFGATVEEFADALSAVTGIERSGQDLMDLGERVTFRDRIMNGLRGFTAADDDLPARFFEEPGTPGPWPDLPPLPRDGFLEARARYYRIRGLDPDGSPLPGKAEALGLPAGI
- a CDS encoding cold shock and DUF1294 domain-containing protein, which encodes MRKLGKIVDWNDNRGFGFIVPEGGGDRVFVHIKAFRPGQARPRGGELVDYVPTTDDKDRRRADDVIFTKARAGGGRTSPARSGQGAATFLLAASAAFILLTGWLALTGRASPAVPIVYLVMSAISFAVYASDKAAAPAGGRRIPENTLHLLALLGGWPGALIAQRLLSHKTRKAGFQALFWITVALNLAALAWYLLRIRG
- a CDS encoding cation diffusion facilitator family transporter, with translation MTGRDGAVRGPRLTRFAWLSIAAAVTTIVLKLLAWGMTGSVGLLSDAMESGVNLAGAAIALAMLSIAARPVDREHEFGHGKAEYFSSGAEGALILAAAAAMIAAAVPRFSNPVPLERLGAGAAVSAAASALNLAVAIVLRRAGRRYDSITLEADAGHLMTDVLTSAGVLAGMGAVALTGWAWLDPVIAVLVAVHILRTGSGIVHRSVDGLMDAAIPESERGLVLRVFDRHAGGGVRFHALRTRRAGSMRFISFHVLVPGDWSIERGHLLLESIEGEIRAEIPGSTVFTHIEPACDGTPPAGPGLPMDAQAGAQAGDDA
- the proS gene encoding proline--tRNA ligase; amino-acid sequence: MAENITPQKQDFAQWYQDVIREAELADTSPVRGCMVIRPYGYAIWERIRDNLDARFKATGHENAYFPLFIPQSFINREAEHVEGFAPELAIVTHGGGKQLEEPLVVRPTSETIINHMFSKWIGSYRDLPMLLNQWANVVRWEMRPRAFLRTTEFLWQEGHTAHATEEEARSETMRMLRVYEAFAAENAAMPVIPGRKTDREKFAGAVETYSIEAMMGNGWALQSGTSHYLGTNFARAFNTRYLDENNEQQYVHQSSWGVSTRLVGAVIMVHGDDAGLRLPPELSPVQVVVVPISRTDDERSAVGEAAARICRDLEGAGVRAKVDDRQTVSPGFKFHHWEVRGVPVRLELGPRDLQAGVVTASARNRPGRDAKFTIGLDAVVSEIPRRLSAIQREMFEEAVARRDAMTWEAATYDEYKAVSGEREGFCRVWWAGGPDEEERLQQETKATIRCIPLDQEGGEGACFMTGRPSRSRAIVARAY